GGCCTAAACATAAGGAAAGGATTTTTAAGGTAGAGTGTAAGGGTAAACAGAGACCCTCCACCTCCCACATCCTTAAGACTCCCATCTCTTGGGTTCCTCCACCCATATTGGCTCTGCCTCCTCCTACTTAGTGCTGCTGCCCCTTACCCCCACCCTTAGCTCCCGGCCCAAgctgggccccgcccccaccttcgATGGGAGAGTTGATGAGGATGACACGGCCCATGGGCGATGAGGCTCGGATTCCGCGGGGGGGCCCATTCAACAgccgctgctgctgcttcctCAGCAGGTATCGCGTTGCGGAGCCCGAGTCGCTGCCCAGGTGGCCTCGGGAGGAGAGGGAGCTCAGAGAGCCCGAGCTTAGGTCTCCAAGGCCCAGTGGGTCGAAGCCCACCGCAAAACTGTGCGCCATTGTGGCTAGACTGGGGCGGCGCCCTACAGGTCCAGAAAGAATCTGCTAGCCCTGGAGCAAAGGGCCCCGCGTGCCCCAGGCTCCATGAGCCTTCCGTGCGGGACTGGGGTCTCAGGGACTGGGAGACCCCACCTCCGTTGCCTCACAGCAGTGTGCGCTCCAGGCCTGCGGAGGGAGAGCAGGGGTTGGGACAAGGGTGTGAATGTTGCCCTTGCTGCCTCCCAGAACTTCCACCCCTCGCCCTGATTTGAGCTTCCTGCCCTCCCATGCCCTAGGTCCCTCACGTCTCCCACCCCTGGCCCAGTCCAGGCACCATCGTGGATTTTGGGAGTCATTTATACAACGCCAGTGGGAACCTCTCATTCACCCCTCATTCCTGCTCTCAGCTGAGTCATCCACCCCAGTGACCAGTTCTCAGTAGAGGCTGAGAGAGTGGAGATGGATTCTTGCGGGCCCTAGGGTTTCAAGCGGTGTGAGAGAAATTGGGGGCAGGACCAGTCACTGCACGCCTTTCCTTGTGTTTGTGGGCAGGGGGCTCATGTCTCGAGGCAGGGCGTCAGGACCTGGGACAGCTGCAGCCAATGGCCCCAGAGATTTCCCGACCGCCACAGATCCCTTGGCTCCAGGCtgctgtccctcccaccccctctcccgTCGAAAGGGGTTGCTTCAACGTCTCCCAGGCTTGCGGGGAGGACCTGCTGGCTAGAGTCCCACAACATCGCGCCCCAAACCCGGGGCTAAGTCCCCCAGAGCAGCTCTGGGACTGAGAACGCAGCATCCCACCCTCGGCCCCCACCTCTTGAGCTTGGcccccctcacctgcttgctggTGCGGCGGCCGCCGGCCTCGCCAGCGGGTGGGCGCGGGCGCGAGCTCTTGCAGCGTCCGGGGAACCCCGCCCACGCTCCGCCTAGCTGCTGGAACGGGGCTGGCCTACGTAGCCCCGGGCTCCCATTGGCTGCGAGGGCCGCCAGTCACTCTCTCCGCCCCCTGTTTCGGGCGCTCGGGTCAGGCGTTCGTCACCTGGGCTGAGACCCCTGCAGTTCGAGTTCTGATGCCCCACCACGCCCCCACGAATTTAGGGTTTGGGTCACGCCTCGCCCCCTCCCGCTACCGGCTCAGCGCAGGAGAGCCCAGAACCGCGTCTTCTCCAGGCCAAGCTAGATGCTAGGGCTCGCAATTGTCACCCCTTCGCGTCACCTGTGAGGCCTCAGTGAAGGAATGTCACCTGGGCAGTGGGGGCGTGAGCATGCGGTGGACAGGATCGTGGGCTGGCGCCTGGGCGTGCGGCAGGCGTGCCCTTTAAGGTGACTGGGTGAGTTGTGaagtatatgtgtgtgggggtgggtgtgggtgtgtgtgtgagtgttgaCTTCTTTCTCATGCGTCTTCCTTCTATGTCACAAAGTGTCTCTCTGGCCCCTCAGTTCTGGAAAGGGGACAGAGTGGATCACTGGTTCCAGGACACTAGGGGGAGGAAGAATCTTTCTGAGCCACTTGCTTGATGCAGACAGAGCTACCTTGAGCCTTCTTCCCCTACACCTCCCAGGGCAGGGACTGGGGCTAGGTCTGTGGTGCCGGGATAGGGATCGGGGACGTAAGGAAACTGGGACCTAGTGGAGCTAGGTaaggagggggctggaggaggaaaaGGGTGGGGACATAGAAGGGGCACAGACACGAGCGGAACGAGATTGTGGAGGACTGCGAATGCCCAAGTGCTGTGAGAAGAGCTTGTGAGAACTGGGGTAGGAGCCCAGGGGGCCAAGTAGGCAAAGGCCACTGCCAAGGCGGCCATCTAGTAAACAACCCAGGCGGTAACCCGAGTCCCTCCGGGCGCACCATCAGAGGATGGCCCCTCCACGCCGCCAGCCTTCGTCCTGCGCCCAGGGAGCCTTCGCCCTGGGCACCTAGACGCGTTGCTGCCGAAGCCGGGTGCCTCCCGAGGCCAGTCAGGGGACTGCAAGCAAAGGGGGCAGCGCCCAcggctcctcccctcctctctagGCCTGGGGACGGGCCAGAACCTATTCCCCGAGCCCTGATTGGCTTTGGGAGGCGGCGTAGAGCCAGCTCCCTGCAGCCGGGGCTGGGGGCGTCGCCCCAAATGGCACCCACCGCCCCCAGGCTCTGCCAATCCCTGGGCACGCCCGGCGGACGCGCGGGGGTtgcccccgcccctcctgccTGTCAGCGTCACGCGTGACGTTACGCGTGATGGGTTGGGGGGGCGGAGGCAGGGGCGACGCGCCGAGAGAAAGGCGGGTCCGGGAGCTGCAGAGGCCAGAAGCCCAGGAGCTCAGCAAAGCGTGAGTGCTGGCTGTCCGGGGCGGGGTTCGCGGGGTTCAGGGGAGTAGGAGGTTGAGGGCTAAGAGGGAGGGAAGCCTGCCTTGGGTGTGCTCTCTGTCCTACCCGGATTCAGTATCTTCGGTTCTAGGGAGGTGCTTGGGGCACGAGGGGAGGTTGGCTGGTGGGAGTAATGTCAGGGTGGGGCCTTATGTGGTCACACATTCCCGTGTCTGCAGTTGATGGATatggggtgggtgtgtgtgcgcgtatgtgtgagtgtgcaagTAACGGTCTTTGTGGGCTAGTGTATGCAGTGCGTGTCCGCCGTTTGTATATCTGTGTAGGGCATGTACGTATCTTTGTATGTGGGCATGTGAGTGTGAGTttgtgagagaggggagggtgtcTCCTCCAGTGCGGGAGGAAGTGCGGTTGGAGAGGATTAGTCATATTGTAGGATTTTGCCTAACACAGCCAGCCGGCTGCTTCAGGCTTTCCTCTTGGTACTGGGTGGAGAGGGCACTTACTGACTCCTCCTTTCTAGACGTAGGTGGCTTGGGGAGAGATGGATGGGTGTCTGTGCCAGCCCTGCCCAGCTGGGGAACAAGGAGGGCCTTGGGCCATTCAGTGTGGGTTGAGAAAAATGCCCCTGGAGAGGGGGACTTGTGCATGACTGAGAGCACGCATGCTTGGCTGGCATCAGAGTCCCCTATTTGAGATCTGGAATAGATAAGCCCTGAAGTAGCCAGTGAGCCCTTGTTCTCCTCCAATCAGGGGCTGGGGTGTGGGACGGCTTATGCCATCTTCCCAGACAGCCTTGGGGGTTTGTATCTAGGTCTTAAGGCAGCCGGGCCCTGAAGCTGACCTGAGCATGCCTGGATAACGCATATAATACACACTTTTGTGCACACAGAGCACAAGAGTAGCTGCATAGGATTAGTTGCTGCTGTTGCATCAACCATACACGTGTAAATCCTCACTGATGAAAAGCTGCACAAGGCCAGGGTGCAAAAGAGATCTGTTTTTTCTGGTTCTGttttcccctgccccctcctccaatGGCTGCAGGTCTCTGAGCCAGGGCCTTGCCTGGAAAACAActcctccccccaacccttgCTTACCTATCTGGAGTCACCTTGAGCTCTAGAAGGGGTTGGTGATAGGCCCAGGGACCAGGGCAGAGCCACCAGAGGCTCCCGCAGGTAGAGCTCTTGAACCCCCTCCTTGGAGTCCTCCGATCCTGATCTTTGCTCTGCAGAAAATGGGGGAGTTGCCCTTAGATATCAATATCCAGGAACCTCGCTGGGACCAAAGCACTTTCCTGGGCAGAGCCCGGCACTTCTTCACCGTTACTGACCCCCGAAATCTGCTGCTGTCTGGAGCACAGCTGGAAGCTTCCCGGAACATCGTGCAGAACTACAGGTAGCCCCCTGCCCCGTCCGAATGAGACCCTGGGGTACTCATTCCCTGCCATTAATATGGTACCTTTTGCATCTATCTCCTCAAGTTTGAGAGTGACCTTGTCCCACTCCTTGACCCCCTTACTCCCTAGCTCTATATGTTGGAATCACAGGCAACTATGGCACAGCGCTTCAACCCAGAGAATTTCAGGGTGTTTGGGTTGAGGAGGTGGCATTGATATTTGTGGGTGGGGGGCTGCTGTATGTTTCGCAACCCTCCACAGGGTACTGTCCCACTGCTAGGCCCACCCTCTTCAAGGACAGATGGGGCTCCAAGTTGAGTCCCAAGGAGATAGGAGAGCACCCCCTTGTCCCCAAGAGGAAATACCCTTGAGATGCCCCCAGCCATTTTTGACCCACTGGAAACTACCATTACCCATGACCAGGCATTTAGGCAGAAACAGAAGGGCACCCTCCTTTATGTGGctagaaggaaaatggaaataggTGCCCTTCTGGAAGATTTGACTCCCCCAGAGACAAGGAGCTCCTTTATTCTGAGACTCAGGGCCAAAGTTCCTGGTCCTCTGGCCAGACTTTCCCTGAGCTAAGTGGCCAGGGCTGGTAGGGGCAGATCTGCCCCTAGAATTGCCTGTCTGTTCCTTGACATTCTCCGCAGGGCCGGCGTGGTGACGCCAGGGCTTACTGAGGACCAGCTGTGGAGGGCCAAGTATGTGTACGATTCTGCTTTCCATCCGGACACGGGGGAGAAGGTGGTCCTGATTGGCCGTATGTCAGCCCAGGTGCCCATGAACATGACCATCACTGGCTGCATGCTCACCTTCTACAGGCAGGTCCTGCCCCGTGTGTCCCCTCCCTGAGCACTCTGTCCAGACTAGAGTGTAGCCTGATGACTAGGTGAGGCCAGTTTGGGCAGAAAATAGTGGGTGAATGAGAGCTTGTGTTAGAATCCCTCACATTCCTCAGCACTCAGCCCCAGGGCTCCTCCCACCCCAGAGACTAGTGTATGTGGTCGTGTCAGTGGGGAGGGTCGTGCAGAGGTCCCCGAAGCAAGTTCTAAGGTCATCAGCTGGGTCCCTCCTGAAGGTTTGGGAATAACCTTTAGGGTTTCTTTATTAGGGTTTGAGGATAAGGGACACTGTAGCAGGAGCAGCAGTAAGTGTCTCTGTTCCCTCAGGAAGACCCCGACCATGGTGTTCTGGCAGTGGGTGAATCAGTCCTTCAATGCTGTTGTTAATTACTCCAATCGCAGCGGCGACGCTCCCATCACTGTGGGGTGAGAGCTCATCCCCTCACcgggactcccccccccccactctctccctgccctggcctcccCAGGCCTACCATTGCTCCCTCTTGTCTGCTCCTGTTCCTGAGTACTCCTGCAGCCAGTGACTCaactccctcccctcagcccgcccctctccccactctcctgGCCTGAGGGCTTGGGGTCCTCTTGCCTGTGCTAAGGGAGGCCCTGTCCGAGGGATTGGAGCTTCCAGGCAAGTCTATGCTGTAGCAGGGGAGGAATTTCTCTGCCCGTCACGCCTCACGTATTGAGGATTTTGACGTGTCCCTGAAGGAAAGAACCACAGGCTGGACTGTTCACCTCCAACCTTGTGTCCTGCCTCTTCCACCCACAGGCAGCTGGGAACAGCTTATGTGAGTGCCACCACTGGGGCTGTAGCCACAGCCCTGGGACTCAAATCCCTCACCAAGgtaaatgccccccccccattgtaCTGCCTCCTCACTTACCctttatctgtctccctcttccccattgCTCGTCCACACCAACCTACAGGCTCCCCACATCCCTCCCCAGATTTCCTCACCACTCCATGGCCCTTAGGACCACTAAACGATATATTTCCTCCcccccagcacctgccccccCTGGTGGGCAGATTTGTCCCCTTTGCAGCTGTGGCAGCTGCCAACTGTATCAACATCCCCCTGATGAGGCAGAGGTGAGTGGCTCCAGCTCCTGGCATGAAGGCCCAGCGTGCAGGTAGGCACATCATCCCGCCATGCCGACTGGCCCATGGTGGGGACCGTCCTCTCCCTCTCCAAACAGAAGCTTCTGGGCACAGTCTCAGTCTGACTCTGGGATCCTAGAATGATATCTGAATCTGTGATATCTGACGGGACCCCAGGGAATAGCTGCCCGTGAGGGCAATGCAGGTAGGATGTGGGCCTGTGAtctgacccccaccccctgcccttttCAGGGAACTGCAGGTGGGCATCCCAGTGACTGATGAGGAAGGTCAGAGACTTGGCCACTCAGTGGCCGCTGCCAAGCAGGGAATCTTCCAGGTGGTGATATCGAGAATCTGCATGGCCATTCCTGCCATGGGTGaggcaggggtccctgggtggggcAAGGGAGGCTCTAAGAGAACGGGTGCATTCTCCAGGGGTTTTGAGCACTCCCGGGGGAGTGGGAAGAGTTGTGAAGGGGATCCACCCCTCCTCACGATCCTGACTTTCATGCCACTAACTCTTACCTCCTCTTCTGCCCTGCTCTCCCTGCAGCCATCCCCCCGGTGATCATGGACACTCTGGAGAAGAAAGACTTCCTAAAGGTAGGCCACACCCACCTTTCCCACCCTGGAAGAGGTGACGGCTGGGAGCAGAAGTGACCAGTCCCCAACCCTCTTTCCAGCTTGGCCCAGGAGTCTGAGACTTGCTCCCTGTAGGCCCCACCCCTGGGCTGCCCCCTccaccttcactcattcattcagcaggaAGGAAGTGGGCTGGGGTGAAGGAACACggagggagcaggaggagaggataaggaaaggaaggaaatggtttCTGTCCTGAAGAGAGCTGGTATCACTCCAGAGGCCTCTCGACACACACGGGGATGGACCACCACCATCACACTGGCCACCATATTCATGCTGTCACCTACCGACAACAATGAGACACACAGGCTCACACACGCACGAACAGAACAGAGAAGGCACAGGACTACAAGCTCATTTATTGAATCATTTATTCACCAATATATCTTGAGCACCAGCTGTGCCCACGGGGGGAACCGAACGCTGGTCCCTgtggctggagggaagggagaagggcgTGCAGAACAGGAAAGGGACAGATTCATGCCTGCTACCGGGACGGGAGCGGAGCGGAGTGTTAGAGGAGGCTTCCTGAAGAAAGCAGCTCCTGGACGAAGTGCGGAACCAATCCTGTGAGGGGAGAGTCGGTGAAGGGACACTAGGGAGGGTGTCGCAAGTAGGCGTGGCTGGACTGGAGGCTGGTGATTTGGAAATCCCAAGCCCGTTATGGtcttgggagaaagaaaagactcaAAGGCAGGGTTGATGGGATAAAGCTGTGGTAGGGGAAATGCGGTGGGGGCTAGGGGAGGAGGGGACACAAGCCATCCCATTGCCTCTGTCTCCCTACAGCGTCGCCCCTGGCTGGGAGCGCCCCTGCAGGTGGGACTGGTGGGCTTCTGGTAAGTGTGTGGGGACTTAGCTAGGGTGTGTGGGAGTGCCCTTTCCCTGGTGGATGTGGGTGGGTATTTGCTGATTTTAAGATGTTTATGtacatcattcattcatccattcagctgGTAGGGCTCTTAGACACTTGTAGGGCATGTTGTGTGTGTTGGCAGGTGATCGCCACCCTTGAAGGTCAACAGTCTAGTTGAAGACATTCTAGTCTTTGTGTACAAGAGGAAAGCATGGAAATATACCTTTTGGTATCATCCAGGAGTTTCATGCACGTTTAATTTCTGATTCAGGCACTCACTGGCTGTGGAGCTCTGGGTCATGGCCCTGGAGGCTCTTTCCTTAGCCAGAACCTGATGTCAGCGTTGGCCTGAATCAATCTCTACCCCTAGGGCGTGTCTccagggatggggtgggatgcAGGGAGGCAACAACCATAGGTCAAAACTTCACAAACCTTCCCAACACTCTTCTCCCCCCAGCCTGGTATTTGCCACCCCCTTGTGCTGTGCCCTCTTCCCCCAGAGAAGGTAAGTGCTGCCCCCGGGCTTGGTTGGGGGCTCTGAATAGGTCTCCGCATCTCTGGAACCCACTGACCTTAGGGTCCTTTAGTGTGTTCCAGGAGGAGGCTTGGCAGGCACTAGACttatgctgggggtggggacttGATGGTGAGCTGGGCCTTCTGGCAGTTGAAGGAGACTGTCCAgcctgggaggaggagaggtggtGAGCCCTTAGGCTGATGCAGGTTGGGTTGAGGGGATCCTCAGCCTGCCTGTGCTGTTCTGTTGCAGCTCCTTACATGTGAGCAGGCTGGAGCCAGAGCTGAGAGCTCGGGTCTGTGAGCAAAACCCCAGCATCGAAGTGGTTTACTACAACAAGGGGCTTTGAGGGAGGGTCAGCCCCTGgacccctccctcacctccttggGCTGCTGCTTTGGTGGAGCCTTGCCATCCCTGCCACTTGCCCCTCTTCCTGGTACTGGGCGGGGGCTTGGTGGGGAAGCAGCCATTGAAACCAGCAATCCATAGGCTGAGAGGTGCCCCCGTTAagcctttttctctcctctctggttTCAAAGAGCAGGGCCACATAATCCCTTTCTCCTGTGCTCCTATgtttatgtatgtacacacatgatacgtgtgtacgtgtgtgtgtacatgctgTCCTAGAAGCTGGGAACGGACGTGCTGTCCTAGGATGTCCTGATAATCTGGCTTCTCCTCTCGGCCTCTTGCCACCTGTCAGCCAGCCAGGCTACAGGACTTCCCTGCCTAAACAGTTCCACTGGCCAAGGCATTTCTGACAGCACCTCGAGGGCCCCTTCTCGACACAGGAGTAGCCAGGATCTCTGAACAGAGACTGAGGGATACTAGCAGGCCAAACGGGCCCGACTCCTTCCGACTTTTGCTTCCTGGCTCCCAGGAACCGGGCtggcagagaaagacatatcagGGTAAGGGAGATGGGAGTTTGTGCACCCCCCACATCCTGAAAGAGctcatttcctctcctctcctctgtcagAACAAAGGGGTGGCATCCTGTACCACTCTCGCCACCCTCCCATCGCCCCCACACTGCAGTGTGGACATCTTTAGGTACATTCTTAGGAGTTCTTGGTCTGCTCTGACATCATAAACTCAAATCTACACCGATAGTCCCAACCCAAACCAAAAAGCCATGGAGGCAGAGCAAGCATTCCCCCTTTAAGAGCTCCCAGCGCCCCCTCTTGCAGAGGGACACAGCTGTGGGAATGGTGCTTAACCTCAGATACCACCGGTATCTGAGTGGAGACAACTAGCACACCCTCAAGGGCAACTAGGCCCTGAGTGTACAATCTTAAGACAGGAAATTCTGTGTTCTCTTGACTCTTGTTAGACATTCAGCAGAACCCTGACCTTAGCTCCTCTTTTTTGAGGCTTGGCCCTGCTCCtacctccactcccacccccatctcccaaGAGGAAGAAGGGCCCAGGCATCCATAGCTGGTCCAAAGGGCAGGTAGGCTTGGGAATGGAAGGTGTGGTGTTACACTCACAGGATACAGAGCTTGACCTTGACTCCAACTCCCATGAGCTCTAGCTGAAGCAGTGGGTGGTGTGGACGAAGGCCCCAGTGGGATCCTCTAAGAGCATTTTTGTGCTCCCCCAACTATCTGCTACCAGTGACTAAAACTATGATGCCATTGTTACTCAATAAACTAAAAACCAATCTACTTCTTGATCTTCACTTGATTCTGTGTCCTGAGTGCTCAGGAAGAGCCAGTCTCCTGCCTTCggccttccctcccccacaaaaTCTAGGTTCTagctcttccctcccttctgtaTGGAACCTCAGCCCCCAGCAGAGGGCACTCTGAGATTAGAAAATCAGTCCTCCATCAGCACCCAGAGTGCTAAGGGGATGTAGATGCCTTCTATTCCCTTTGCAGATAGAGTCCTGGCTTCATTTCCTTCTTGGCTAGGAAGGCTGATCCCACCTACCTACcagctcaggctctgggcttctTGGTTCCCTTCAGGCATTTGGCATGGGTTGGTGGGCCTCTGGTACCCAGGGAACCCTCTGGAGAGAGGAAGGCTAGGGACTGTCCAGCTCCATCAGACAGAAGTTAGGGCACCAGCACACCCTCCATACCCCTCCATGCCCCCACCAGCACAGCACAGGAACAAGCCTGGCAGGGACCATTTGCTAGTTAgcacccccccccatcccaggACCCTCCACTCCCCCCTTATGtaacccttcccccccccccccccgggagaaATGAGGCCAAAAGTTCATGCCTCTGAACAGATGGTGAGAGCTACTATTAAACAGTTTATAGTTAGTTGCCTCTCTTACCCCAAGTCTTGGCTTTGGAAGATTCAAAGGAATAAACATGTATGAATCTATGATAAAATCCATTGCCTAGGACATACCCCTCATCTCCCCTTTTTCAGCTCTAAGCTCTCACACTAGGTGGTGGGAAACAATCTTTGGGACTGCATGGTCCCACAACAACCTGAAGTGAACCTGGTACCTTGGCCTGGACTCTCTCACTCCTCTTGGGAAATGGAAGTTTCCTTGTATGGGCAGTGGGGGTGATACCAGCTACTGCTCATTGAGCCGTACGTGTGGTGCTGGGCCAAGTGCTTTAAGTCCACCTTTTTTTGATCTTCACAACCCACTGGGGGACCAGACATGTTATGTCCATTCTTAGCAAAAACACAGGcttgaagacatttaaaaagttgcCCGTGGTTCCACAACTAGGAAGTGGTAGAACCAGGCTTCAAGTCGAGTCGTGTGACTCTGAAGCCACTGGGCTGAGCTGCTTCCTCACCTGCCAGCCACCAGCCAAACTTGAGATCATTCTTCTCGTCTCTCTGACGCTCCAGGGCCTCTCCTCCCTGGGCCCAGTTTGTTTATAGGCCCACAAAACTGATAGGCCCACAAGTGTACTCAGACCTTTTACTAAAGCCCGAGGAGTTTCCAAGCTTGAGAGTTTTACAGCTGAAGGAGCATAAGCAAAGATTTCTCTTCTTGATTAAAGATGGggcaacatggggcgcctgggtggctcaaattggttaagcgtccggcttcggctcatgatctcccggttcgtgagacCAAGCTCTgggtcgggctccgtg
This window of the Prionailurus viverrinus isolate Anna chromosome D2, UM_Priviv_1.0, whole genome shotgun sequence genome carries:
- the SFXN3 gene encoding sideroflexin-3, producing the protein MGELPLDINIQEPRWDQSTFLGRARHFFTVTDPRNLLLSGAQLEASRNIVQNYRAGVVTPGLTEDQLWRAKYVYDSAFHPDTGEKVVLIGRMSAQVPMNMTITGCMLTFYRKTPTMVFWQWVNQSFNAVVNYSNRSGDAPITVGQLGTAYVSATTGAVATALGLKSLTKHLPPLVGRFVPFAAVAAANCINIPLMRQRELQVGIPVTDEEGQRLGHSVAAAKQGIFQVVISRICMAIPAMAIPPVIMDTLEKKDFLKRRPWLGAPLQVGLVGFCLVFATPLCCALFPQRSSLHVSRLEPELRARVCEQNPSIEVVYYNKGL